The Pseudoalteromonas tunicata genome segment GGGCGATTTTGGTCCCAGGATGTTTCCATAACTATTTTATTACAAATCAGTTATGTAAGCAGCCTAACACGTTGGCCGTTATTTTTAATTAAATTAAGTATAGAGAATTGGCTACCAAATGGTATGTCGGAGACAATAATGAAAAAAACACTAAAATTATCTTTGATCGCAGCGTCTGTACTCGCTTTAACAGCCTGTAATCAAGAAGCAAAACAAGAAACAGCCGCAGAAGTGAAATTAGATACTGTAGCGCAACAGCAAGCTTATGGTATTGGTGCGTCTGTTGGTGGCTTCTTACAAAAAGATTTAGCCGATAAAAAAGCGCTGGGTTTTGAGTTAGATCAAGCGTTATTAGTTAAAGGTTTTCAAGATGCGCTAGCTGGTTCGGCAAAAATCGAAGAAGATAAAATTCGTGAAGTATTAACTCAGTTAGATACTGATGTGCGTGCTAAACAAGAAGAAAAAGCGAAATTAGATGCTGAAGAAAACAAAGCAAAAGGTTTAGCTTTCTTAACTGAAAACGGTAAGCGTGAAGGTGTGACAACTACAGAGTCAGG includes the following:
- the fkpA gene encoding FKBP-type peptidyl-prolyl cis-trans isomerase, which produces MKKTLKLSLIAASVLALTACNQEAKQETAAEVKLDTVAQQQAYGIGASVGGFLQKDLADKKALGFELDQALLVKGFQDALAGSAKIEEDKIREVLTQLDTDVRAKQEEKAKLDAEENKAKGLAFLTENGKREGVTTTESGLQYEVLAQGEGAKPSETDVVVVHYKGTLIDGTEFDSSYKRNEPVNFPLNRVIKGWTEGVQLMNVGSKFKFAIPSELAYGERALGNIPAHSTLIFEVELLEIEQPEKAEAAGE